In Shinella sp. XGS7, the genomic window GCTACCGAACCTATACCGATTTCGGTGTCGCGTTCCGTCTCAACCGCTTTCTTTACGCCCTGTGCTGGACGGGATCGGACCGACCGTCGGCTCTCTTCGACCGGGCCGTCGCATGGTTGCTGGAAGCCAAGGTCCTGCTGCCGGGCCTGTCTGTGCTGGAAAGGGCCGTGGCAAGGGTTCGCACACGGGCGAACAGCCGGCTGCATAGATTGCTGATCGAGTCGATGACGCCCGAGCAGCGTGCGCGACTGGATAGCCTGGTCGCTGTTTCCGAAGGCAGTCGGCAAAGCCCGCTCGACCGGCTGCGCGATGGACCGTACATTCAGAGCGGGCGGGAGATCAGCCGTGCACTCGGCCGTCTGGAAGAGATTCGCACCCTCGCAAGCGGCCTGCCGTCGCTCGATCGGCTGCCACCGGGTAAAGTCACGGCGCTGGCGCGGTTTGCCAGCGCTGCAAAGGCTCAGGCCGTTTCGCGTCTGCCGGCCGACCGGCGCGCTGCAACCCTGCTGGCCTTTATTCGAACACTCGAAGCATCGGCCGGGGATGATGTCATCGATCTGTTCGACGCGGTTACGACATCGATGGTGTCGGAGGCGTCGTCGGCCGCCAAGCTGGCAAGATTGCGGTCGCTGCGAGACCTGGATGCAGCGGCACTGAAGTTACGCGACGCGGCGATCGTCATTCTCGATCCCGAAACGCCCGACGATGCAGTCCGCACCGCAATCTTCGACCTGATCGACAGGCAGGCGCTTGACGCGGCCGTCGAGCGTGTCGGCACCCTCGCGGAACCTCACGACGACACCTACTTTACCGAACTCAGGAAGCACAATCGCAAGATTGCCTATACGCCGGGACTGCTCGCCGGCCTCGATCTCGGCGCGGCTCCCGCCGGCCGGCCCTTGCTGGAGGCCATTGATTATCTCCGTGTGGTTCATTCCGGCCGCAAGCGCGCCGGCCCACCACCAACAGCCTTTGCGCCAAAGGCATGGCAGACCCAACTCAAGACTGCCGATGGCGCTGTCGATCTGACAGGATATCGGCTCTGCATCCTGGACGAACTGCGCCGCGCCATTCGCCGGCGCGACATCTTTCCGGTTCACTCACTGCGGTATGCCGATCCGCGCAAGGGGCTGCTATCAGGTCCAGCATGGGAAGCTGCACGTCCGACGGTCTGCCGCACCGTCGGAGTGTCCACCGTTGCTGACGAAGAACTCGGGCGTTTGTCGAGCCGGCTAGACCGAGCCTATAGGGAAACCGCCGATCGTGTCCCGCTGAACCCGGCCGTCACCATCATCAATACCTCGGAAGGCTCGGACCTGTCCCTCGATCGCCTGGAAAAGATCGAGGAACCGCCTAGCCTCATCGCGCTGCGCGCCGCGATCGATGCGCGTCTGCCTCGGCTCGATCTGCCCGAACTGATCATGGAAATGCATGCGAAAACCGGCTTTGCCGATCTCTTCACCCACGCCAGCGAGGGCGGCTCACGCGCGGAAAACATCGCAACCAGCATCTGCGCCGTTCTTGTCGCCGAAGCGACCAATACCGGATTCGAGCCGCTGGTTCGCATCGATACCCCGGCACTTCGACGCTCCCGGCTCAGCTGGGTCAAGCAGAACTTCCTGCGCGCCGAGACGCTGACCGCCGCAAACGCCGCTCTGGTCGCGGCGCAAAACGCCATCCCCCTGGCGAGAAAATGGGGCGGCGGTGAAGTGGCGTCCGCCGATGGATTGCGGTTCGTCGTGCCGGTCCGCACCATTCATTCCGGCCCCAATCCGCGATATTTTGGGCAGGAGCGCGGTATCACCTGGTACAATCTCGCTTCAGATCAGTTTACCGGCCTCAACGCCATGACCGTTCCAGGCACCCTGCGCGACAGCCTCAACCTCCTCGCCGTCGTGCTGGAACAGGAGACCGAGCTTCAGCCCACCGAGATCATGACCGACACGGCCGGATATACCGACACCGTCTTCGGCATCTTTTATCTGCTCGGATACCAGTTCAGCCCTCGCATCGCAGATGTCGGCGGGGCAAGATTCTGGCGCGCCGATGCAAAAGCCAACTACGGCATCCTCGACGATCTCGCGGCGAACAGGATCAACATGAAGCTGATCATCGAGCATTGGGACGATCTGTTGCGGCTTGCCGGCTCCCTCAAACTCGGCGTCGTCCAGGCCGCTGGCCTCACCCGAACCCTCCAGACCAATGACCGGCCAACCCGTCTCGCTCGCGCCCTGCAGGAACTCGGCCGCCTTATCAAGACGCTCTACCTCCTGCGCTTCATTGATGATGAAAGCTACAGGC contains:
- a CDS encoding Tn3 family transposase, which gives rise to MPVGYLSESQAREYGCFPDELTPDQLARYFHLDDADRAFVALHRGDHNRLGVAVQLGSLRILGTFPEDPTEAPVPALRFTARQLSLTEPEELIAEYARSEGRWRHAPRIRQHYGYRTYTDFGVAFRLNRFLYALCWTGSDRPSALFDRAVAWLLEAKVLLPGLSVLERAVARVRTRANSRLHRLLIESMTPEQRARLDSLVAVSEGSRQSPLDRLRDGPYIQSGREISRALGRLEEIRTLASGLPSLDRLPPGKVTALARFASAAKAQAVSRLPADRRAATLLAFIRTLEASAGDDVIDLFDAVTTSMVSEASSAAKLARLRSLRDLDAAALKLRDAAIVILDPETPDDAVRTAIFDLIDRQALDAAVERVGTLAEPHDDTYFTELRKHNRKIAYTPGLLAGLDLGAAPAGRPLLEAIDYLRVVHSGRKRAGPPPTAFAPKAWQTQLKTADGAVDLTGYRLCILDELRRAIRRRDIFPVHSLRYADPRKGLLSGPAWEAARPTVCRTVGVSTVADEELGRLSSRLDRAYRETADRVPLNPAVTIINTSEGSDLSLDRLEKIEEPPSLIALRAAIDARLPRLDLPELIMEMHAKTGFADLFTHASEGGSRAENIATSICAVLVAEATNTGFEPLVRIDTPALRRSRLSWVKQNFLRAETLTAANAALVAAQNAIPLARKWGGGEVASADGLRFVVPVRTIHSGPNPRYFGQERGITWYNLASDQFTGLNAMTVPGTLRDSLNLLAVVLEQETELQPTEIMTDTAGYTDTVFGIFYLLGYQFSPRIADVGGARFWRADAKANYGILDDLAANRINMKLIIEHWDDLLRLAGSLKLGVVQAAGLTRTLQTNDRPTRLARALQELGRLIKTLYLLRFIDDESYRRRILVQLNRGEGRHQLARVIFHGKRGELRQRYHEGQEDQLGALGLVVNLVVLWNTIYTDAAVNQLLTEGYDVKPEDVTRLSPLGFRHVNMLGRYAFTLPDFVARGELRPLRDPKTADPDDEP